One genomic segment of Vibrio penaeicida includes these proteins:
- a CDS encoding prolyl oligopeptidase family serine peptidase translates to MKNKAFAIAAAVAITGCSLPTEPENDTPKQFAQHIKNIAIEYPVTKKVNVVDEYFGVKISDPYRWLEDDQSNDTAEWVKSQNELTFEYLNQIPYRQKIEDRLTELMDYEKVGKPFKEGKYTYFYKNDGLQNQFVLYRQVDDNEPEVFIDPNTFSDDGTTSMAGISFSEDGSLVAYQISEGGSDWRKVIVLNTETKEKVGDTLIDVKFSGVSWLGNEGFYYSSYDKPKGSELSAKTDQHKLYFHKLGTKQSEDSLIFGGTDAEKHRYVYGYTTQDDRYLVVSASVSTSGNKLFLKDLSKSNAPLTAITETAESDTYVIHSKGNKLYLVTNLSAPNKRVVTVNAEAPQPQNWQDVIPETKHVLRVSTAGDALFASYIADAVSKVKQYDMQGKLIREIELPGVGSASGFSGDKDATEVYYTFTNYKTPGSIYSLSIESGESTLYRRSTAPFKSEEYESRQVFYLSKDGTQVPMIITYKKDTPMDGTAPTILYGYGGFNVSLTPRFSPARAAWLEMGGVYAVANIRGGGEYGKEWHKAGTQLQKQNVFDDFIAAAEYLIEEDYTSSNKLAVNGGSNGGLLVGAVMTQRPELFQVALPAVGVLDMLRYHTFTAGAGWAYDYGTADQSEEMFQYLEAYSPVHNVKPGTEYPATMVTTGDHDDRVVPAHSYKFAAELQSKQAGNNPTLIRVETNAGHGAGTPTSKVIEQYADVYSFTLFNMGVQKI, encoded by the coding sequence AGATGAGTATTTTGGCGTAAAGATAAGCGACCCATACCGCTGGCTGGAAGATGACCAAAGCAATGACACCGCTGAATGGGTAAAATCTCAAAATGAGTTAACGTTCGAGTATCTAAATCAAATTCCATATCGACAAAAAATTGAAGACCGTCTCACGGAGCTGATGGACTATGAGAAAGTTGGCAAACCATTTAAAGAAGGGAAATACACGTATTTCTATAAAAACGATGGGCTGCAAAATCAATTTGTTCTCTATCGACAGGTAGACGATAACGAACCAGAAGTCTTCATTGACCCGAACACATTCAGTGACGACGGCACCACATCAATGGCAGGTATCAGCTTCTCTGAAGATGGCTCCCTTGTAGCCTACCAAATTTCAGAGGGTGGCAGCGACTGGCGCAAAGTGATCGTACTGAATACCGAAACCAAAGAAAAAGTGGGTGACACACTCATTGATGTGAAATTCAGTGGTGTATCTTGGTTGGGCAATGAAGGGTTTTATTACTCTAGCTACGACAAACCAAAAGGCAGTGAGCTTTCTGCTAAGACTGACCAACATAAGCTTTATTTCCATAAGCTTGGCACCAAACAGAGTGAAGACTCTCTGATCTTTGGTGGTACCGACGCTGAAAAGCATCGCTATGTGTACGGCTACACTACGCAAGATGATCGTTATCTTGTTGTTTCGGCCAGTGTCTCCACCTCTGGCAATAAGTTGTTCCTAAAGGATCTGTCTAAATCAAATGCTCCTCTGACGGCTATCACAGAGACAGCAGAGTCGGATACCTACGTGATTCACAGCAAAGGCAACAAGCTGTATTTGGTCACAAACCTCAGTGCACCTAACAAGCGCGTTGTTACCGTCAATGCCGAAGCACCTCAACCACAGAATTGGCAGGATGTAATCCCAGAAACAAAGCATGTCCTTCGTGTTTCAACCGCTGGTGATGCTTTGTTCGCGAGCTACATTGCAGATGCCGTGTCTAAGGTGAAGCAATACGATATGCAGGGCAAACTCATCCGTGAGATAGAACTGCCGGGCGTCGGCAGTGCAAGTGGTTTTTCTGGTGACAAAGATGCAACTGAGGTGTACTACACCTTCACCAACTACAAAACACCCGGCTCCATTTACTCCTTGAGCATTGAATCCGGCGAAAGCACACTTTATCGCCGCTCTACCGCTCCGTTCAAATCGGAAGAATACGAATCGCGTCAGGTTTTTTATTTATCGAAAGACGGAACTCAGGTTCCAATGATCATCACTTACAAAAAAGACACGCCAATGGATGGCACGGCTCCGACTATCCTTTATGGCTATGGTGGTTTTAACGTGAGTTTAACACCTAGGTTCAGCCCTGCTCGTGCCGCTTGGCTAGAGATGGGAGGTGTGTACGCAGTAGCCAATATTCGTGGCGGCGGCGAATACGGGAAAGAGTGGCACAAAGCCGGAACGCAATTGCAAAAGCAAAATGTATTTGATGACTTTATTGCAGCAGCCGAGTACCTCATTGAGGAAGACTACACATCAAGCAACAAACTGGCGGTAAACGGTGGCTCGAATGGCGGCCTGTTAGTGGGTGCGGTGATGACACAACGTCCAGAGCTGTTCCAAGTCGCACTGCCTGCCGTTGGGGTTTTAGATATGTTGCGTTACCACACCTTCACCGCAGGAGCTGGCTGGGCATACGACTACGGCACAGCAGACCAAAGTGAAGAAATGTTCCAGTACTTGGAAGCATACTCCCCTGTTCACAATGTGAAACCCGGTACGGAGTACCCAGCAACTATGGTAACAACAGGTGATCACGACGACCGCGTAGTACCTGCGCATTCCTATAAGTTCGCTGCAGAGCTTCAGTCTAAGCAAGCAGGTAACAACCCTACGTTAATCCGAGTAGAGACAAACGCAGGTCATGGTGCAGGCACACCTACGAGTAAAGTCATCGAGCAATACGCCGATGTTTACAGCTTTACGTTGTTTAACATGGGTGTTCAAAAGATCTAA